One window of Oryza brachyantha chromosome 12, ObraRS2, whole genome shotgun sequence genomic DNA carries:
- the LOC102718884 gene encoding transmembrane protein 205, with protein sequence MGWATRFLAAVCFFAAGVVFAPDVLLGARSGSGGGAATAAKVAHLLCFATSWGAALWATFIGGIIMFKNLPRHQFGNLQARMFPAYFMLISVCAAVSVAAFAYLHPWKAASTVERYQLGFLLAALGFDLSNLLVFTPMTIEMMKKRHKIERDLSIGEEVGWSKNVQVAKNNPTLAAMNKKFGMIHGLSSLANIMAFGSLAMHSWYLASKLEM encoded by the exons ATGGGGTGGGCGACGCGGTTCCTGGCGGCGGTGTGCTTCTTCGCGGCGGGCGTCGTCTTCGCCCCCGACGTCCTCCTCGGCGCccgctccggctccggcggcggcgccgccacggccgccaaGGTGGCCCACCTCCTCTGCTTCGCCACCTCCTGGGGCGCCGCCCTCTGGGCCACCTTCATCGGCGGCATCATCATGTTCAA GAATCTGCCGAGGCACCAGTTCGGGAACCTGCAGGCGAGGATGTTCCCGGCCTACTTCATGCTCATCTCGgtctgcgccgccgtctccgtcgccgccttcgcctACCTCCACCCCTGGAAGGCGGCGTCCACCGTCGAGCGCTACCAGCTcggcttcctcctcgccgcgctcggcTTCGACCTCTCCAACCTGCTCGTGTTCACCCCCATGACCATCGAG atgatgaagaagaggcACAAGATTGAGAGGGACCTGAGCatcggtgaggaggtcgggtgGTCGAAGAATGTACAGGTGGCAAAGAACAACCCTACCCTTGCCGCGATGAACAAGAAGTTTGGGATGATCCACGGCCTCTCGTCTTTGGCCAATATCATGGCATTCGGCAGCCTAGCCATGCATTCCTGGTACCTTGCTAGCAAGCTTGAGATGTGA
- the LOC102704939 gene encoding transcription factor MYB13-like: protein MRSAKSCNSRWNDYLRDKSGRGNFTKEEDDTIASLQQAIGNRWSIIAEYLPRRSSIEIKNYWRHLKKRVHWISNRNGRSEIVVLPNSNIGEKKMDMSWENESSTSTRSNAAGKELVRSVSNLEQLTIQEANSFNNNVPGSTNLSNEGNNCKTDGEDLGFLHDFESYSFEDMSFSDNILDEDCNLNYGGYVSGSTACLNNTTISGEGLALPRESNWSDYKYTTMLNNSTEIDGLRSRRNRAEFTACRAHP from the exons ATGAGGTCTGCCAAGAGCTGCAACTCAAGGTGGAATGACTACTTAAGGGATAAGAGTGGTAGAGGAAATTTCAccaaggaggaggacgacaccATTGCTAGTCTGCAGCAAGCTATTGGAAACAG ATGGTCCATTATAGCTGAATATCTTCCCAGAAGAAGCAGCATTGAGATCAAGAACTATTGGAGGCACCTTAAGAAGAGAGTCCACTGGATATCAAACCGCAATGGCAGATCCGAGATTGTGGTCTTGCCCAATTCAAACATCGGTGAGAAGAAAATGGATATGTCATGGGAAAATGAGTCATCTACTAGCACCAGAAGCAATGCAGCCGGAAAAGAGTTGGTGAGGTCAGTTTCCAATTTAGAACAGCTTACGATTCAAGAGGCAAATTCCTTCAACAATAATGTACCTGGGAGTACAAATCTAAGCAATGAAGGAAATAATTGTAAAACAGATGGGGAAGATTTAGGATTTTTGCATGATTTTGAATCCTATAGCTTTGAGGACATGAGCTTTTCTGATAACATTTTAGATGAGGATTGTAATCTCAACTATGGAGGATATGTCAGTGGGTCAACCGCTTGTTTGAACAACACTACCATTTCTGGAGAAGGGCTAGCATTGCCTAGAGAATCTAACTGGTCTgactacaaatatacaacaatgTTAAACAACAGTACAGAGATCGATGGATTACGCAGTAGGAGAAATAGAGCAGAATTCACAGCTTGTAGAGCTCATCCCTGA